In Cydia strobilella chromosome 8, ilCydStro3.1, whole genome shotgun sequence, one DNA window encodes the following:
- the LOC134743736 gene encoding tyrosine kinase receptor Cad96Ca-like isoform X1, with product MLTKTLWIFLTGCFAFASPQILDLQNLQNLLQVPRLWYARTTDPKGTEVARAFMAATGDQAVNYYLDTRGPPAPFAINSRTGVVTVNDTLIDKENRSYSLWVYADDGVLPKKLEILASITDASGKQNKVGHPPPFPPNFPEIFTAPPLKPIQRPTKVTEEVFEETTVPDITTTTATSVQTTVKTEERNETHKDNTSIKKEINDPTESPDVNSKDVSFATIIPLIAIGGLVLIVVAVIIFVWKRNHGQKEPSKKEDMSKDSTGIVLQEPTLNWERPRAYSNRYEAWDNGHLQLSEETTITKDEPTDEWEFPRHRLRIFNIVGEGAFGQVWRAQAIDIDGKKGEQTVAVKTLKENASEKEKTDLVQELIVMKNLGTHPNVVRLIGCCTEKEPTLVIMEFVSLGKLQQFLRDSRAERHYGNTHAGSQFLTSRDLTHFAYQVARGMDFLSSKGIIHRDLAARNVLITEERMCKVADFGFARDVAGTHVYERKSDGRLPIRWMAPESLYDDIFSVKSDIWSFGVLLWEIVTLGSTPYPGLSAGDVMRKVREGHRLEKPEHCRRELYNIMYYCWEAEACSRPDFKEVVSMLERLLCTETDYIELERFPDHSYYNVQHLDGEKL from the exons CATCGCCTCAAATACTGGACCTGCAGAACCTGCAGAATCTCCTGCAGGTCCCGCGGCTCTGGTACGCGCGGACCACGGACCCTAAGGGCACCGAGGTGGCCAGGGCGTTCATGGCTGCCACGGGGGACCAGGCCGTCAACTATTACCTGGACACCCGCGGCCCACCCGCGCCGTTCGCGATCAACTCCCGCACTGGAGTCGTCACTGTCAATGACACACTTATCGATAAG GAAAACCGATCTTACTCATTATGGGTATATGCAGACGATGGCGTGTTACCAAAAAAACTAGAAATTTTGGCTTCAATCACCGACGCTAGTGGAAAACAGAACAAAGTGGGGCATCCCCCACCTTTCCCTCCAAATTTCCCAGAAATCTTCACTGCTCCGCCTCTGAAGCCGATTCAAAGACCAACCAAAGTAACTGAAGAAGTTTTTGAAGAAACTACAGTACCTGATATAACTACAACAACTGCGACATCAGTTCAGACAACTGTTAAAACAGAAGAACGTAACGAGACACACAAAGACAATACGAgtattaaaaaagaaataaatgacCCAACAGAATCGCCTGATGTAAATAGTAAAGATGTGTCATTTGCTACTATTATACCGTTGATTGCTATCGGCGGACTAGTCCTTATTGTAGTTGCAGTTATAATCTTCGTTTGGAAGAGGAATCATGGACAGAAGGAGCCAAGCAAGAAGGAAGATATG AGTAAAGACTCGACTGGCATCGTTCTGCAAGAGCCAACCTTGAACTGGGAGCGGCCGCGCGCGTACTCCAACCGGTACGAGGCGTGGGACAACGGCCACTTGCAG TTATCAGAAGAGACCACGATCACGAAGGATGAACCGACCGATGAGTGGGAGTTCCCGCGGCACCGACTCAGGATCTTCAACATTGTGGGCGAGGGTGCCTTCGGCCAGGTCTGGCGTGCTCAAGCCATCGATATCGATG GAAAGAAAGGCGAGCAGACTGTGGCAGTGAAGACGCTGAAAGAGAATGCGTCTGAGAAGGAGAAGACAGACCTAGTGCAGGAGCTAATTGTGATGAAGAACCTCGGCACCCACCCCAATGTTGTCAGGCTTATTGGTTGCTGCACTGAAAAG GAGCCAACCCTAGTTATAATGGAGTTTGTTAGCCTCGGGAAACTCCAACAGTTTCTGCGCGACTCTCGAGCCGAACGACACTACGGCAACACACACGCCGGAAGCCAATTCTTGACCTCACGAGACCTCACCCACTTCGCCTACCAGGTGGCACGCGGCATGGATTTCCTCAGCTCAAAAGGG ATAATCCACCGGGACCTAGCAGCGAGGAACGTGCTGATCACAGAGGAGCGCATGTGCAAAGTGGCCGATTTCGGGTTCGCTCGCGACGTGGCCGGCACGCACGTGTACGAGAGGAAAAGCGATGGCCGTCTGCCCATACG GTGGATGGCTCCTGAATCGCTGTACGATGACATATTTAGTGTTAAATCTGATATCTGGAGCTTCGGTGTTCTACTGTGGGAGATCGTCACACTTGGATCTACGCCGTACCCTGGATTGTCAGCGGGTGACGTTATGAGAAAG GTCCGCGAAGGTCACCGCCTAGAAAAACCCGAGCATTGCCGCCGCGAGCTCTACAACATCATGTACTACTGTTGGGAGGCCGAAGCCTGCTCCCGGCCCGACTTCAAGGAAGTCGTCTCCATGCTCGAACGGCTACTGTGCACAGAAACAGACTACATCGAACTCGAGAGGTTCCCCGACCATTCATACTATAACGTGCAGCATTTGGACGGAGAGAAACTTTAG
- the LOC134743736 gene encoding tyrosine kinase receptor Cad96Ca-like isoform X2, translated as MLTKTLWIFLTGCFAFASPQILDLQNLQNLLQVPRLWYARTTDPKGTEVARAFMAATGDQAVNYYLDTRGPPAPFAINSRTGVVTVNDTLIDKENRSYSLWVYADDGVLPKKLEILASITDASGKQNKVGHPPPFPPNFPEIFTAPPLKPIQRPTKVTEEVFEETTVPDITTTTATSVQTTVKTEERNETHKDNTSIKKEINDPTESPDVNSKDVSFATIIPLIAIGGLVLIVVAVIIFVWKRNHGQKEPSKKEDMLSEETTITKDEPTDEWEFPRHRLRIFNIVGEGAFGQVWRAQAIDIDGKKGEQTVAVKTLKENASEKEKTDLVQELIVMKNLGTHPNVVRLIGCCTEKEPTLVIMEFVSLGKLQQFLRDSRAERHYGNTHAGSQFLTSRDLTHFAYQVARGMDFLSSKGIIHRDLAARNVLITEERMCKVADFGFARDVAGTHVYERKSDGRLPIRWMAPESLYDDIFSVKSDIWSFGVLLWEIVTLGSTPYPGLSAGDVMRKVREGHRLEKPEHCRRELYNIMYYCWEAEACSRPDFKEVVSMLERLLCTETDYIELERFPDHSYYNVQHLDGEKL; from the exons CATCGCCTCAAATACTGGACCTGCAGAACCTGCAGAATCTCCTGCAGGTCCCGCGGCTCTGGTACGCGCGGACCACGGACCCTAAGGGCACCGAGGTGGCCAGGGCGTTCATGGCTGCCACGGGGGACCAGGCCGTCAACTATTACCTGGACACCCGCGGCCCACCCGCGCCGTTCGCGATCAACTCCCGCACTGGAGTCGTCACTGTCAATGACACACTTATCGATAAG GAAAACCGATCTTACTCATTATGGGTATATGCAGACGATGGCGTGTTACCAAAAAAACTAGAAATTTTGGCTTCAATCACCGACGCTAGTGGAAAACAGAACAAAGTGGGGCATCCCCCACCTTTCCCTCCAAATTTCCCAGAAATCTTCACTGCTCCGCCTCTGAAGCCGATTCAAAGACCAACCAAAGTAACTGAAGAAGTTTTTGAAGAAACTACAGTACCTGATATAACTACAACAACTGCGACATCAGTTCAGACAACTGTTAAAACAGAAGAACGTAACGAGACACACAAAGACAATACGAgtattaaaaaagaaataaatgacCCAACAGAATCGCCTGATGTAAATAGTAAAGATGTGTCATTTGCTACTATTATACCGTTGATTGCTATCGGCGGACTAGTCCTTATTGTAGTTGCAGTTATAATCTTCGTTTGGAAGAGGAATCATGGACAGAAGGAGCCAAGCAAGAAGGAAGATATG TTATCAGAAGAGACCACGATCACGAAGGATGAACCGACCGATGAGTGGGAGTTCCCGCGGCACCGACTCAGGATCTTCAACATTGTGGGCGAGGGTGCCTTCGGCCAGGTCTGGCGTGCTCAAGCCATCGATATCGATG GAAAGAAAGGCGAGCAGACTGTGGCAGTGAAGACGCTGAAAGAGAATGCGTCTGAGAAGGAGAAGACAGACCTAGTGCAGGAGCTAATTGTGATGAAGAACCTCGGCACCCACCCCAATGTTGTCAGGCTTATTGGTTGCTGCACTGAAAAG GAGCCAACCCTAGTTATAATGGAGTTTGTTAGCCTCGGGAAACTCCAACAGTTTCTGCGCGACTCTCGAGCCGAACGACACTACGGCAACACACACGCCGGAAGCCAATTCTTGACCTCACGAGACCTCACCCACTTCGCCTACCAGGTGGCACGCGGCATGGATTTCCTCAGCTCAAAAGGG ATAATCCACCGGGACCTAGCAGCGAGGAACGTGCTGATCACAGAGGAGCGCATGTGCAAAGTGGCCGATTTCGGGTTCGCTCGCGACGTGGCCGGCACGCACGTGTACGAGAGGAAAAGCGATGGCCGTCTGCCCATACG GTGGATGGCTCCTGAATCGCTGTACGATGACATATTTAGTGTTAAATCTGATATCTGGAGCTTCGGTGTTCTACTGTGGGAGATCGTCACACTTGGATCTACGCCGTACCCTGGATTGTCAGCGGGTGACGTTATGAGAAAG GTCCGCGAAGGTCACCGCCTAGAAAAACCCGAGCATTGCCGCCGCGAGCTCTACAACATCATGTACTACTGTTGGGAGGCCGAAGCCTGCTCCCGGCCCGACTTCAAGGAAGTCGTCTCCATGCTCGAACGGCTACTGTGCACAGAAACAGACTACATCGAACTCGAGAGGTTCCCCGACCATTCATACTATAACGTGCAGCATTTGGACGGAGAGAAACTTTAG